The following coding sequences lie in one Arachis ipaensis cultivar K30076 chromosome B03, Araip1.1, whole genome shotgun sequence genomic window:
- the LOC107631259 gene encoding histone H4 codes for MSGRGKGGKGLGKGGAKRHRKVLRDNIQGITKPAIRRLARRGGVKRISGLIYEETRGVLKIFLENVIRDAVTYTEHARRKTVTAMDVVYALKRQGRTLYGFGG; via the coding sequence ATGTCTGGTCGTGGAAAGGGTGGCAAGGGATTGGGGAAGGGAGGAGCAAAACGTCACCGTAAGGTTCTGCGCGATAATATTCAGGGTATTACGAAGCCGGCGATTCGTCGTTTGGCTCGTAGGGGTGGAGTGAAGCGTATCAGTGGTCTCATCTATGAGGAGACACGTGGAGTGCTCAAGATCTTTTTGGAGAACGTGATTCGTGACGCCGTTACATACACGGAGCACGCTAGGAGGAAGACAGTTACGGCCATGGACGTTGTGTATGCCCTCAAGAGACAGGGAAGGACTCTTTATGGATTTGGTGGTTAG
- the LOC107631257 gene encoding HMG-Y-related protein A: MATPEVNKPRSLPPYPEMILKAIEALNEENGSNKTTISKYIESTYGGLPQGYKALLNVHLAKMRDSGELVFWKNNYTIRNPNTPPRRGRGRPPKPKDSLSPGIIIAPSRPRGRPPKDLNELPRPLKTKTSGGSGRPRGRPRKMARPSGGFDGSPPPMVVGGTPSGRGRGRPPKMKGPLAEISVDR; the protein is encoded by the exons ATGGCGACTCCAGAGGTTAATAAACCTCGTTCACTCCCTCCATACCCCGAG ATGATTTTGAAGGCGATTGAAGCTCTTAATGAAGAGAACGGTTCGAACAAAACGACGATATCAAAGTACATAGAATCCACGTACGGAGGTTTGCCTCAGGGGTACAAGGCACTGCTCAATGTGCACCTTGCAAAGATGAGGGACAGTGGTGAGCTAGTGTTTTGGAAAAACAACTACACCATACGTAACCCCAACACGCCGCCACGGCGGGGCCGGGGCAGGCCCCCAAAGCCCAAGGACTCTCTCTCCCCGGGCATTATCATTGCACCCTCCAGGCCCCGGGGACGGCCCCCAAAGGACCTAAATGAGCTGCCACGCCCACTAAAGACTAAGACCTCGGGTGGGAGTGGCAGACCGAGAGGGCGGCCAAGGAAAATGGCCCGGCCCTCTGGGGGATTTGATGGCTCTCCACCTCCAATGGTGGTTGGGGGTACGCCTAGTGGCAGGGGGAGAGGGAGGCCTCCCAAAATGAAAGGTCCATTGGCGGAAATTAGTGTTGACCGATAG
- the LOC107631258 gene encoding HMG-Y-related protein A produces MATEEDTKLPPYPEMIMKAIEATGDSNGANKSAISNYIESTYGELPAGHTELLSHHLNNMKESGDLTFLKNNYMKPDSNAPPKRGRGRPPKPKAPLPPGTVLSSPRPRGRPPKDPNAPPTAKVSSGRPRGRPKKVPRTTDESLSSVSPYASSTGRPRGRPPKMKPHMAEVSVE; encoded by the exons ATGGCGACAGAAGAGGATACTAAACTTCCTCCATACCCTGAG ATGATAATGAAAGCAATTGAAGCTACGGGGGACAGCAATGGCGCAAACAAATCAGCCATATCAAACTACATAGAGTCCACCTATGGGGAGCTGCCAGCAGGGCACACAGAATTACTCTCCCACCACCTCAACAACATGAAGGAGAGTGGCGACCTCACGTTCTTGAAGAACAACTACATGAAGCCTGACTCTAATGCCCCACCAAAGAGGGGCCGAGGCAGGCCTCCAAAGCCCAAGGCCCCTCTCCCTCCGGGGACAGTCCTGTCCTCACCAAGGCCCCGGGGACGTCCCCCCAAGGACCCTAATGCCCCACCTACTGCCAAAGTGTCAAGTGGCAGGCCTCGAGGCCGGCCCAAGAAGGTTCCTAGGACCACGGACGAGTCTTTGTCATCGGTGTCACCTTATGCTTCCTCCACTGGAAGGCCAAGGGGCAGGCCTCCTAAGATGAAGCCTCACATGGCAGAAGTGAGTGTCGAATAA